The Triticum urartu cultivar G1812 chromosome 5, Tu2.1, whole genome shotgun sequence genome contains the following window.
GTATGTTCATGATGTACAAATAATTAATTGCTTGAAAATTATGATAAATAGACAGAAATACTACTTGACTAATTGTCTAATTTTTGTTTGCCTACACTATTTGCAACAGTCATCAAACAATTAAAACACCAACCTTTTATCTGGAAAGCTTGGCCAGAATCTCATGCTAACATGGAATCTACATTGATAACTTTGCCTGATTTTACATCCCTGATATATGAGAGTGTTTATGAGGTGGTGGATTCGAGGCGGTTTTGGAAACTATTGAGATATTTTTCAAGGACTTGAGGCGATGTCTGGTTTTGAAGAAGCAGAAATGAAGAAGTAAGTTGTCTAACCATTTGATCTGTCTGGTTTGCTTGACTCTAATTGTGTAGCTTTTGCATCAATTCATTTGGATCCAATGTTGCCTCGTGTAAAGAATAAACCATGTATCTTGCTTCAGCTTTTATTTGTGAACTAGGACAAAATATTCTAAGAGAACTTCCATCACTCATGGCAATGTATGATAATAAAGTATGTTGTATCATTGGTTTCAGACATCtggacgagaagaaaaagaagtgCAAGGCCGGTAAGGTCGAGACTCGTCTTGAATTCCCTGGACGTGAAAAGGTTAAATTTGGTGAAGTTGTCGAAGCTCCACCAAAGTTATCATTCCCAAAGTGCCTTCTCTACTCAAAACCTTTATGTTATTAGATTTGGTCGGATTCATATGAAGGGTTGACTGAACCTTTTGAAGGACGCCCCATATACTTCAGTGCTTGTATGTTTGTCTTAGATTCTTATGGTCTGATCTCTGCCAATATGAATTTGACTGCTTGGCATTTGTTGTTACCAAATAGATCACTTTTCAGCCATTTAGAAATGAGAAGTTGACTTCTTGTAAATGTGAATTTGGTGTACAGGATTTGACAACAAAAAATAATGTTATATGATGAATGAATGATATTTTTAACAACCAAAGTGATGTTTGACTGTTAATGTTAGCTTTCTTATTCTTGCAGACACTGTTAATAGTACTATTTTTGAACTGATGCAATTTGCGTACTAACAGTGTTTGATGCTGCGCAAGAAAAATTACCTTATGTGGATAATTAGTACTATTCTGACCTTGTTAACCTAGCATTCTTAGTAAATAGTTGCATAAGTTCTGTAGAAAATTAATATCTGTCGTCTATGGAAATTATGTTGAATGATTGCCTAGAATGTTTGAAGAACTGTTTGTTTATTGCTGAATTTGGTTCACTTTTTGATGTAGAATGCCGACGTCGAGTTGTGGAATATAGCATGGTCAGTGTTATCAAGTCAGAGTGCTAGAATTAATGGAGAAGGGGCAGCATTGCCTACCTGGCACCGGCGAGCACAAACTCTCTCAGACGGTGCGAGAGTGGGTGGTGCCCGCCACACCAATTAGTGCACCATTACATGTTTGAAGGGGAAATGCCATTGGAACCCATTGTGGACCCCTATATGAAAATAGTAATTAGAAACAATATTGGAATTTTGGGAATAACAAGACGCTGAGTGCCCATTTGGTACACCCGTGTTCCTTTTTGCGATGGGGGAGTAAGGTGGCCCGTGGTTATCCGGGAGAGGAATTTACGGTCGAAACATAGACGTATATATGGCCTGTTCTTTTTTTGCTACACATACGATTTTTGTCTTTTTATTGACATTACCACGGGCACCCATTCCTCACGAAATTGAACACGTGTGTACAACGGCACCCAGGTTTTCATATTCTCAAAATTTTAGATTTTTCTACATTTTCCTAATATATCTGTTTAGAGTGGGCATATAGTTTATGTAGGGGTGTGTGCACCGCGAAAGAGCCATCCTGCTTCTTAACAGTTGGAGCCTAGTTAGCAAGGGCATGCTGGTGTCGTGATGATTCCCTACGAGACGTCTGAAATTCGTAGCAGAAACCACTGTAAGCGCCTATGTCAGTTTTGGAGGATTTCATAGGAACAACGTAGGAACAAGGTTTTATAGTGATGTTTTCTATAGATGTACTTTGAATAAATATGAATATTATTCATTTTCTGTGTTGTTTTTGGAAGGAAGGTACACATCCACCCAAGTTCGTTTTTGATGTGGTATGAATCCGTCGAGCTCAAGGCAGGCTTAATTATTTGCGTGAGGGAAACGAGGTCAAAGACGAATTTAGTTTAGGGATGACAGAGTGTTCATCTTATCAAATTCACGCCTAGACTACTGGCCATGATGCCTACTCGTACGTTTAGTTTCTCCAACCAAATGAGCGCATTACAGCTGTGCGAGCCTATGCAGACCGTCCTAGCACTCAACGGCAGATGCTGAGTAGCCATGAACAGGTGCGCAGCGTGGTCTGGTCGAGTGACACGCACCACGAGCTACTCGTCTTGTAAACACGACTACTCCCTCGTGTAGAGACTAATATAAGAACGTTAGATCATTAAAGTAGTAATCTAAAcggctcttatattagtttacggagggagtaccagGCTATCACCCCCAGGCTGCGTCACCATTTTTCCAGACAGAATGGTGCGATCACATTGAATTGATGACATCCTGGGAGGTCTGAATTTGAGAACATCTGAATTAGCGACAGATTTTTTGACTAACAGAGGTTATTTGGATAATCACGAGTCGTTTGTTGAGATCCAGGACCTCTCAATGCCTGGATGTATCCATCTCAGATCTTAGCTAGTGAATCTTTTGTCATACTTACGGCAAAAAGAAGGGAAAGTTCGTTTGTCAAGACACCCTAGTTAATTTAGTTGGTATACAAGGGAGTTGATGAATGGATGCACCTATTCGCACTAATGGAGATTTGTGACCAATCCTATAGGCTGTTGATTGTGCGATGTACTTACTAGTGCGATTCATGTCCTGTCCATTTTCCAGGATTCATAGTTGTTGgctgagagagagaggaggaagtgTTTGAGGGATCCGCTCACGGGGGAGAGATATGAACAGTGCGACGGCGCGAGAGAATAGTTGGTTTCATTTCGTCGTGATGGTAAAGTGGAAGAAATGACAGGAGGGATCGTGGCATGCGCAAGCGTGGTGATGGAACCGTGACTCGTGCAAGGGTGAGATAGCTGGTATTGGATATTTCAATAATAACCTTCATATCGAAACAGTTGAAGCAGCGCGATGGTTGAGGAGGATCAGTATCATATTAAAAATCTCCTAGGTAGAGCTGCAGCATGATTAGATGTCTTACTCAATTGATGCTGGTAGGGTGCAGAATAGTAGTTATTGGATGGCTGTGAATGCCCTTTCGTTGAGTGTGTGAGAGAGCAGACTGTCCATAGTGGCAGAACGCTAAGCGTTGGTATTTAACACTAATATCAGTGAAATAATTTCCTTTCTTGCTGCCGATGACATCTCTTGGAATTACACAAGATCACATTGCTTGGCCCACTAAATTAGCATTTAGGTTGGACGAAAACCTTAGCTCATATGTTCAGAGTTCAGTTATTTTCTTATCTGAAACTAACATATTTTACAATGGGCATGATGGATGTTGCAGGTTCATTGATGACAGCCAAGCTTTCATGCTCGGAAACGACTACATCTTGCTCCATGTTGTCGGCTCAGCTAGATTCCTTAATCATGAGGAGATGGGACACGTCGATTGTTAGAGTACACTTGATAGGTGCATTTTGTGAAATTCTAGCCAAAAGATTGATAGCATGCTTGCCTGCTTGTTCTTTTTGGTTCAATAAATGTTCCTTTTCGTTTAAAAGTGCTAGATCTAATATTCGCTAGCAGACAGAAATGGTGGAGATCACCCAAAGTTCACAGCGGAAAATGAATTCCCATAAACGGAAAAGGCTGTCGCGATGGGGAAAGAGCTGAGCAGACGAAGGAGGCAAACCCGTCGGGGCGCGATCTTCTAGGTAGAATGCTTCATGAAGTTCAGTTTGTCTCGATTTTGTGTGGAACGACTGTCGCCCTGGTAACGGTATGCATTGTTGCAGAGGACGCAGCTGGGAGCCGTCATCGCTGAATAAAAGAACTTGTGCTTGATCATCTGGAGTTCGGACCGAATCCCCGTGCACCACCTCCCCACCAGAAACTCCACACAGCACTCCACTCCGGTGAGCACAGCAGCGGTTGTGTTGTTCCTCTGTGTCTGGTCCCCGATGTTGAAGAATTTGGTTATCAAAACTTGCCCGCGCCCAGGTACAGCAGGCTGCACCCCTGAGGCGCGGGCAAGTTCTTGCCAGTCTTGAAGCAACCTTTGGAGCCCGTTAAGTTGAAGAGGTCCAAATGCAATGAAAATGTCTGGGACTTGGGGGTATCGATAGAGAGACGAGTGTTAGTCGAGGAGGAGAGGCGAAACGCAAGAGGTGTGGAGCCAGCGTCAGAGTGGGACGTCGCTGCTCGTGCGCGCGCCGAAGGCGCCGGGACAAGGAGGCAGCGGCCGCAGCGGCCGGGATTGCTCCAGCCGTACAGCTATCCAGTGTGAGAGAGCAGTAGGCTTGCCGACGAAGGCTGTGGTCGAGGGAGGAGATGGCAAGCTGGTGGGAGGCCACAGCCAGGAGGCGTGTGGATCTGGAATGGATGTGGATGTTGTAGCGGGTTGTTGACATAGGGCGGCGGTGGAAGCCGAACCCAGTCACCAAGTCTTTCTCGCCAAACATGAGTGCTCGAAAGTTAAGGAAGTTGCGGCTCGTGACAAATCTGTCGAGGACGTAGAGAGCCATCGGCGCGAATTGGGGGTTTCCACGTTGGTGCGGGTCGATGGAGAAAGAACAGGGCTGTCAAACCTTGGGTTCGTTAAGGCAGGGAGCCGGCATGACAGATAGGCCAGCGGCATCGACAGAGCACGGGGTTTGGCCGAGCGCGTCCATGCAGAGCATCTGCTATGCGCCGCGCGTCGTCCATAGAAGGGCCAGGAAATTGAGCCTCTTGTCATCCGAGCGGTATGCTTTCGAACGCTAGCCTGGAGCGTAGCATTCGCGAGATGCACTCCCATATCGAACCTTGATTTTTCTGCTGCCTGTGCTTCGGCCGTGGATCGGTAGAAGAGGTGTTCCTTGGCTTTGATGCGACTGACCGTATACAAGCTGCCACCGGCACCGCCAGTGCCATACCTCTCCATCACAACATTCAGGAACTGTCGCGCCTTCATTCTATTTCTCCCCACTCCTCCTGGAAAACAGAGATGACGAATTAGAAGATGAATGAAACCCCAGAAGACAGGGCATTTCCACGAAAACAAACAAGACCGGCCAGGGAAACAAAATACGAACGTTCAACGGGCAAGAGAAATAAGGAGTGGTACCTGCGGCAGACAGATCCAAGTGTCTTCCCCTCCAATTTCACGGAATCGAAGGCGGCGGTTGCAGCGGGGGTGGAGGCGGCGTGCGGCGACGGCGGCCTGCGGCCTGCGGCTGCGGCTGCGGCTGCTGCTGGGATAGGGTGTGGCATCTAGGTTTAGCCGTCTCATTTCCTTCTCCGCCTTATATATATGGTATCGACATATCATGGGCTGGCGAGCCTTATAACAGCCCACACAGGTTTTGCCGCAGGGGAGTGTGCCAGATGGGCTGGCCCAGGCGCGCGGAAGGCCTCTTTTCACGCCCTTTTCTTGTCTTTTACTGGTTGTCCTGCCTGAGTGCTGACTGACTCGATCGGTAGCTTCCAGAGTAGACGTCGTCGTGAGTATGACACAACAAGCGAGAGTGTGGAGGGGAGATGAGAGAGTGAGATGGAGGTAACTAGTATAACGAAAGTAAAAAAGAAGAAAGGTGAAAAGAGGCCTTCCGCACGGGGGCGCCGTGGGAGCCTATGCCACGATCTGTGGGCCCAGCTGTCGACCCTTCCTGGCGGACAAGAACCTGTGTTGTATGGACTGTTATAGTCAGAAAGAAGTGAGTGGCCAGCGCCAGTGATAATGGTCGATATGCTCGATATATTATCAGTAAGGTGGGAGAAGGGAGAATGTATACGGGCGCGCTTAAACTAGAGATGCGACAGATGAACCATCTATCTCCAGCAGTCGAGAGAGCAAGcccagccgccgtcgccgccgccgcctccaccccCGCTGCAACCGCCGCCTTCGATTCCGTGAAATTGGAGGGGAAGACACTTGGATCTGTCTGCCGCAGGTACCACTCCTTATTTCTCTTGCCCGTTGAACGTTCGTATTTTGTTTCCCTGGCCGGTCTTGTTTGTTTTCGTGGAAATGCCCTGTCTTCTGGGGTTTCATTCATCTTCTAATTCGTCATCTCTGTTTTCCAGGAGGAGTGGGGAGAAATAGAATGAAGGCGCGACAGTTCCTGAATGTTGTGATGGAGAGGTATGCACTGGCGGTGCCGGGTTGGGCAAGCTTGTATACGGTCAAGTCGCATCAAGCCAAGGAACACCTCTTCTAACCGATCCACGGCCGAAGCACAGGCCAGCAGAAAATCAAGGTTCGATATGGGAGTGCATCTCGCGAATGCCTACGTCCAGGCTCAGGTTCGAAGCATACCGCTCGGATGACAAGAGGCTCAATTTCCTGCCCTTCTATGGACGACGCAGCGGCGGCGATAGCAAGATGCTCTGCATGGACGCCGCTGGCCACACCGTGCTCTGTGATGCCGCTGGCCTCTCTGTCATGCCGGCTCCCTGCCTTAACGAACCCAAGGTTGACAGCCCTGTTTCTTTCTCCATCACCCGCACCAACGTGGAAACCCCCAATCGCGCCGATGCTCTCTACGTCCTCGACAGATTTGTCACGAGCCGCAACTCCTTCAACTTCGAGGCACTCATGTTTGGCGAGAAGACTTGGGACTGGGTTCGGCTTCCACCGCCGCCCTATGTCAACAACCCGGCCTACAACTCCACATCCATCCAGTCCTACACGCTCCTGGCTGATGGCTCCACCATTTGCATCTCCTCCCCTCGGCACAGCCTCGTCGGCACCTACTGCTTCGACACGATTAGCTGTAAGTGGAGCAAGGCTGGCCGCTGGGCGCTGCCTTTGTACGGCCGGGCTGAGCATGTCCCTGAGCTGGGCAACCTCTGGTTCGGCATGGCCGACAACAGCCCCCACAATTTTTCCGCATTGGACCTCTCCAACCTAGACGGGGCTCCAAAGTTGCTTCAAGACTGGCAAGACCTTGACCCGCCTGAGGATTGGGTGCAGATGAGGTGCAGCCTGCTGTACCTGGGCGCGGGCAAGTTTTGCATAACCAAATTCTTCAACATCGGGGACCCAGACACAGAGGACAACACAACCGCTGCTGTGCTCACCGGAGTGGAGGTGCTGTGTGGAGTTTCTGGTGGGGAGGTGGTGCACGGGGGATCGTCCGAACTCCAGATGATCAAGCACAAGTCTTTTATCAGCTATGACGGCATCCAGTGCGTCCTCTGAAATACGTACCAGGGAAGTCGTTAAAACGAGAGCAAATGAATTATGAGCATTTTAGAAGACGGCCGAGTGGTTGTTTTCGTTGCAGCTGTTTCCATTGGAGGCCTTGTTCGTTTTATGGATCTATTTTCCGCTGGGATTGGGTTGATCTCCACCATTTCTTCTGCTAGAGAAATATAGATCCTAGCACTTTTAAACCATTTGATTAGTCCGCATGAGTGATTGAACTGAAAAGAACAAGCAAGCATGCATGCTTTCAATCTTTTGGCTAGAATTTCACAAAATGCATCTGTGGAGTGTACTCTAACAATCGACGTGTCCCATCTCCTCATGATTAAGGAGTTTAGCTGAGCCGGCAACATGGAGCAAGATGCCGTCGTTTCCGAGCATCAACTCTTGGTTGTCATCAATGAACCTGCAACATTCATCATGCCCATTGTAAAATATGATAGTTTCAAATAAGAAATAACTGAACTCTGAACATTTGATATTATCTAAATCCTTACTTTATGGAGTAAAGATTCCAAGAGAAGTCATCGGCAGCAAAAATGGGGGAATATATTTCACTGATTCTAGTGTTGCAACAACGTTAGGTCTCCAATGACAGTGCTCTACACAATCAGAAAGGGCATTAAGCCAAATAACTATTTTGCACCAAGATAATGAGAAAGCATATAATGTGAGTTACCTTAGGAGATTTTTAAATGATCTGATGAAAGGCCTCCCAACCATGGCTGCTTGTTGATATGAAGCGTTATTATTGAAATATCCAATAAAGCAATACCCTTGCACGTTCCGGTTCCATACCAGCTGCCTGCAGACCAACATGCCTGTCTTTCTACTATACCATGAGAAATAAAAAAATGTGGTAGGAGTAGTTCATATCTTCAATATAAA
Protein-coding sequences here:
- the LOC125556227 gene encoding uncharacterized protein LOC125556227, which produces MPTSRLRFEAYRSDDKRLNFLPFYGRRSGGDSKMLCMDAAGHTVLCDAAGLSVMPAPCLNEPKVDSPVSFSITRTNVETPNRADALYVLDRFVTSRNSFNFEALMFGEKTWDWVRLPPPPYVNNPAYNSTSIQSYTLLADGSTICISSPRHSLVGTYCFDTISCKWSKAGRWALPLYGRAEHVPELGNLWFGMADNSPHNFSALDLSNLDGAPKLLQDWQDLDPPEDWVQMRCSLLYLGAGKFCITKFFNIGDPDTEDNTTAAVLTGVEVLCGVSGGEVVHGGSSELQMIKHKSFISYDGIQCVL